Proteins encoded by one window of Candidatus Zixiibacteriota bacterium:
- the kdsB gene encoding 3-deoxy-manno-octulosonate cytidylyltransferase translates to MKATVTAVIPARLGSSRFPGKALHPYLDKPLLFYVWNDLRKVKSIDRLVVATDDLSISKAAKNFGAEVVKTSAKHRSGSDRAAEAARKVGGDIILNVQGDNFGLRAKDIDNVITLMKKDRKITSATFAQKIISDADLFDPNKVKVIFSRAGYALWFSRFPLPYLQSAYSEVERNIQFNFWAHIGVYFFRKQTLSKFAATPRTSFEMAESLEQLRLLEFGERMKVFKTTMTTVSIDQPGDVKKINSLYKNR, encoded by the coding sequence ATGAAAGCAACAGTCACAGCGGTTATACCCGCGCGACTTGGCTCTTCTCGCTTTCCGGGCAAAGCTTTACATCCGTATTTAGACAAACCCCTTCTTTTCTATGTTTGGAACGATCTTCGCAAGGTAAAATCAATAGACCGTCTGGTTGTAGCTACCGACGACCTATCTATCTCCAAAGCCGCAAAAAATTTCGGAGCTGAGGTGGTAAAGACATCAGCAAAGCACAGAAGCGGCTCGGATAGAGCGGCTGAGGCCGCACGAAAAGTCGGCGGCGACATCATATTAAATGTTCAGGGGGATAACTTTGGACTACGCGCCAAGGATATCGACAACGTAATCACTTTGATGAAAAAGGACAGGAAAATCACCAGCGCGACTTTTGCGCAAAAGATTATCTCCGATGCCGATCTCTTTGATCCGAACAAGGTCAAAGTTATTTTCTCAAGAGCTGGCTATGCGCTCTGGTTTTCAAGATTCCCCCTGCCATATTTGCAATCGGCCTACTCAGAAGTTGAGAGAAACATTCAATTCAACTTCTGGGCGCATATTGGTGTATATTTCTTCAGAAAGCAGACCCTCTCAAAATTCGCCGCAACTCCCCGAACTTCGTTTGAAATGGCGGAATCTTTGGAGCAGCTACGGCTGTTAGAGTTTGGTGAGCGGATGAAAGTATTCAAGACGACCATGACGACAGTGTCTATAGACCAGCCGGGTGATGTTAAAAAAATTAATTCACTCTATAAGAACAGGTAA
- the gatC gene encoding Asp-tRNA(Asn)/Glu-tRNA(Gln) amidotransferase subunit GatC, with protein sequence MPLTKAQVEHVARLARLNLTAEEIERFTQELAVILEYVDQLQTVNTDGVEPQNQFIAAENVFREDLVVPSLPIEKVLGNAPVHDGEFFLVPKVIGG encoded by the coding sequence ATGCCACTCACAAAAGCACAAGTCGAACATGTCGCCCGTCTGGCGCGACTAAATCTTACCGCGGAAGAAATCGAGCGTTTTACTCAGGAACTGGCCGTAATTCTCGAATATGTTGACCAGCTTCAGACGGTCAATACTGATGGTGTCGAGCCGCAGAATCAATTTATCGCCGCCGAAAATGTTTTCCGCGAAGATCTCGTTGTACCGTCCCTTCCGATCGAAAAAGTGCTGGGCAACGCTCCTGTCCATGACGGAGAGTTTTTCCTTGTCCCGAAGGTAATTGGAGGATGA